The following are encoded together in the Pyramidobacter piscolens W5455 genome:
- a CDS encoding pyruvate, water dikinase regulatory protein — translation MSTDSYELFSSEAEQNGVKLEIFIVSDFTGETAESVTRAALRQFDEARHVVALHRFRTVDTIDKLINICWQAKENKAIIVCTLVAQSVREALMRYAGEMGLKVIDLIGPTLDTISARLGIPPKGTPGSQHKLDEAYFRRVKALEFSSTCDDGANPNLLPEAELVIVGVSRTCKTPLSMYLANKGIRTANVPLVPELAPPDELFTLPHGRIVGLVIQPDALRKIRRERLQIIGLDPDKAFYAQEGRVKTELDYARHIMERLQIKAIDVTGRALEETAQVVLDYLREQGCPALLD, via the coding sequence ATGAGTACGGACAGCTACGAACTTTTCTCTTCTGAAGCCGAACAAAACGGCGTGAAACTGGAGATCTTCATCGTTTCCGATTTTACGGGAGAAACGGCCGAAAGCGTGACGCGCGCCGCATTGCGCCAGTTCGACGAGGCGCGGCACGTCGTGGCGCTGCACCGTTTTCGGACGGTCGACACGATCGACAAGCTGATCAACATCTGCTGGCAGGCGAAGGAAAACAAGGCGATCATCGTCTGCACTCTGGTGGCGCAGTCGGTGCGCGAGGCCCTGATGCGTTATGCAGGGGAAATGGGCCTGAAGGTCATCGACCTGATCGGCCCGACGCTGGATACGATCTCGGCGCGGCTGGGGATTCCGCCCAAAGGGACGCCGGGGTCGCAGCACAAACTCGACGAGGCCTATTTTCGCCGCGTCAAGGCTCTCGAGTTTTCGAGCACTTGCGACGACGGCGCCAATCCCAACCTCCTTCCGGAAGCTGAATTGGTCATCGTGGGCGTTTCGCGAACCTGCAAGACCCCTCTGTCGATGTACCTGGCCAACAAAGGCATCCGTACCGCCAATGTCCCGCTCGTCCCTGAACTGGCGCCGCCGGATGAGCTTTTCACTCTGCCGCACGGCCGCATCGTCGGTCTGGTCATCCAACCCGATGCCCTGCGCAAGATTCGCCGGGAGCGGCTGCAAATCATCGGCCTCGATCCCGATAAAGCTTTTTACGCCCAAGAAGGACGCGTCAAAACCGAGCTCGATTACGCGCGTCACATTATGGAGCGCCTGCAGATCAAAGCGATCGACGTGACGGGCCGCGCTCTGGAGGAGACGGCTCAGGTCGTTCTGGACTATCTTCGCGAGCAAGGCTGCCCCGCTCTGCTGGATTGA
- the dprA gene encoding DNA-processing protein DprA codes for MNGLELCVWLNGCEGLSANVLQHVDLSDGPEKIVEKLRRDGIVSQRCADRLEKLARENWHGKEIERAENAGIFLISWYSNERYPSRLRGIAEPPLILYAKGNVPDFESAYSIVGTRRCTPYGFKVAALIGNALSRAGMVVVSGGARGIDGAAHGGALENDGVTVAVLGTGVDVVWPPEHDELFDNILRRGALLSEYPLGTCGRTWRFPRRNRIIAGLSKALIVVESPLKGGAMITARLAMEMGRDVWAVPGRIDERICEGSNRLILDGASPLVNVADFIDHVSHFGQLDLFAPLELGDDERRVLDCLSDQGDLTLDQISKRTGISAVELMRLISELQVQSLIYTSGGGRWRAVPH; via the coding sequence ATGAACGGACTGGAATTGTGCGTTTGGCTGAACGGGTGCGAAGGACTTTCGGCGAACGTGCTCCAACACGTGGATCTGTCCGACGGACCGGAGAAAATCGTCGAAAAGTTGCGCCGCGACGGAATCGTCTCTCAACGCTGCGCCGATAGATTGGAAAAATTGGCCCGGGAAAACTGGCACGGAAAGGAAATCGAGCGCGCGGAAAACGCTGGTATTTTTTTAATTTCATGGTACAGTAATGAAAGATACCCGTCTCGCTTGCGCGGCATCGCCGAACCGCCGTTGATACTTTATGCGAAAGGGAATGTGCCGGATTTCGAATCGGCATATTCAATCGTGGGGACGCGCCGGTGCACGCCTTACGGGTTCAAAGTCGCCGCTCTGATCGGCAACGCGCTGTCGCGCGCGGGGATGGTCGTCGTCAGCGGCGGCGCGCGCGGCATCGACGGCGCGGCACATGGCGGCGCGCTGGAAAACGACGGGGTCACCGTGGCCGTTTTGGGCACGGGCGTGGATGTCGTTTGGCCGCCCGAACACGACGAGCTTTTCGACAATATCCTGCGCCGCGGCGCGCTGCTCAGCGAGTATCCTTTGGGCACTTGCGGACGAACGTGGCGTTTTCCCCGGCGCAACCGCATTATCGCCGGATTGTCGAAAGCGTTGATCGTTGTGGAATCGCCGCTCAAAGGCGGCGCGATGATCACGGCGCGCCTGGCCATGGAAATGGGGCGCGACGTGTGGGCGGTGCCGGGGCGGATCGACGAACGGATCTGCGAGGGCAGCAATCGCCTGATCCTCGATGGCGCTTCGCCGCTGGTCAACGTGGCGGATTTCATCGATCACGTCAGCCATTTCGGGCAACTCGATCTGTTCGCTCCGCTGGAACTCGGCGACGATGAACGGCGGGTTCTGGACTGTCTTTCCGACCAGGGAGACCTGACGCTGGATCAGATCTCGAAGCGGACCGGCATTTCTGCGGTAGAATTGATGCGTTTGATTTCCGAACTTCAGGTTCAGTCGCTTATTTATACTTCAGGGGGCGGACGCTGGAGAGCGGTTCCACATTAG
- a CDS encoding YifB family Mg chelatase-like AAA ATPase codes for MAAEIQGITLRGIEALPVEVEAEITSGMFSFSVVGLPDAAVRESRERVRAALRELDISIYGRIAVNLAPADLPKEGSLLDLPIAVALACEKKYCSPPGAAVYMGELALDGRVRSVRGAVPAAMLARSLELPLFCPEGNAAEVALVDGVEAYSVPTLKDLLLYLRREKELNRVVKNMPPSGLNAVEPDFADVKGQLTARRALEIAAAGHHNILLVGSPGSGKTLMARALQGILPPLSDDEFLETLLIRSSVGLPVPVDRRRPFRQVHHTASTVSICGGGSDIRPGEVSLAHRGVLFLDEFTEFRRDLIEALRQPLEDGFITVNRAAGSVTYPSRVLLVLAANPCACGWRGDPVEQCRCSSQELERYKRKFSGPMLDRVDLYVSVPRLTPQELLELGGAARESSAEIRARVVKARKRQWERKERVGAECNAELPEKMLRREIGFSAEARKYLTAMAERLRLSGRGLSRVLRVARTIADLAGERNVDDRAVAEALAYRDSGVLE; via the coding sequence GTGGCTGCTGAAATACAGGGCATCACGCTGCGCGGCATCGAAGCGCTGCCGGTGGAAGTGGAAGCGGAGATCACCTCGGGAATGTTCTCCTTTTCGGTCGTGGGACTGCCCGATGCGGCGGTGCGCGAATCGCGCGAACGCGTGCGCGCGGCGCTGCGCGAGCTGGATATATCCATTTACGGCCGCATCGCCGTCAACCTCGCACCGGCTGATCTGCCCAAGGAGGGCAGTCTGCTCGATCTGCCGATCGCCGTGGCCTTGGCCTGCGAGAAGAAATATTGTTCCCCGCCCGGCGCCGCAGTCTATATGGGCGAGCTGGCACTGGACGGACGCGTGCGCTCCGTCAGAGGAGCGGTCCCGGCGGCGATGCTGGCGCGTTCGCTTGAGTTGCCGCTTTTTTGCCCCGAGGGCAACGCCGCGGAAGTGGCTCTGGTCGACGGCGTCGAAGCGTACAGCGTGCCGACGCTGAAAGATCTTTTGCTCTACTTGCGCCGCGAGAAAGAGTTGAACCGCGTCGTCAAAAACATGCCGCCTTCGGGATTGAACGCCGTCGAGCCGGATTTTGCGGACGTGAAGGGACAGCTGACGGCGAGAAGAGCGCTCGAAATTGCGGCCGCAGGCCATCACAACATTTTGCTTGTCGGTTCTCCGGGCAGCGGCAAGACGCTGATGGCGCGCGCCTTGCAGGGCATTTTGCCGCCGCTGTCCGACGACGAGTTTCTCGAAACGCTGCTGATACGGAGCTCCGTCGGTTTGCCAGTGCCCGTCGACCGGCGCCGTCCTTTCCGACAGGTTCACCACACGGCGAGCACCGTGTCCATTTGCGGAGGCGGCAGCGACATCCGCCCCGGCGAAGTCAGTCTCGCGCATCGCGGCGTGCTGTTCCTCGACGAATTCACGGAGTTTCGCCGGGATCTGATCGAGGCGCTGCGTCAGCCGCTGGAGGACGGTTTCATCACGGTCAACCGGGCGGCGGGCAGCGTCACGTACCCCAGCCGGGTCTTGCTCGTGCTGGCCGCCAACCCGTGCGCTTGCGGCTGGCGTGGAGATCCGGTCGAGCAGTGCCGCTGCAGCAGCCAGGAACTGGAACGTTATAAGAGAAAGTTTTCCGGCCCGATGCTGGACCGCGTGGATCTCTACGTCTCGGTGCCGCGCTTGACGCCTCAGGAACTGCTGGAATTGGGCGGCGCTGCCAGGGAAAGCAGCGCGGAAATCCGCGCCCGAGTCGTGAAAGCCCGGAAACGGCAATGGGAACGCAAAGAGCGCGTCGGCGCGGAGTGCAACGCCGAGTTGCCCGAGAAGATGCTGCGGCGTGAAATAGGTTTCAGCGCCGAGGCTCGGAAATACCTGACCGCGATGGCCGAACGCCTGCGGCTTTCCGGCCGCGGCCTGAGCCGCGTCCTGCGCGTCGCCCGTACTATCGCCGATCTTGCGGGCGAGCGGAACGTGGATGACCGTGCGGTTGCCGAAGCGCTGGCCTACAGAGATTCGGGAGTGCTGGAATGA
- a CDS encoding YraN family protein, whose product MKQLTLYFKEGIGQLLKPARPAKDTENGVLTQAERAFFLAKERAAIGRWAEELAAGFLQAQGLKILERNVRERFSELDLVALEGKTLVFVEVRCRRKNPVMSAQDTIGPLKWRRLLRGAELYTLRRQWRGEWRLDLVSVDVGHERWHLRWLRYLEMEGAEDRGC is encoded by the coding sequence ATGAAACAACTCACGTTGTATTTTAAAGAGGGGATCGGTCAGCTGCTGAAGCCCGCGCGGCCTGCGAAAGATACCGAAAACGGTGTCCTGACGCAGGCCGAGCGGGCTTTTTTTCTGGCGAAGGAGCGGGCAGCCATCGGCCGGTGGGCCGAGGAACTGGCCGCCGGCTTCTTGCAGGCGCAAGGACTGAAGATTTTGGAGCGCAACGTGAGAGAGCGATTTTCCGAGCTGGATCTGGTCGCTCTCGAAGGGAAAACGCTCGTCTTTGTGGAAGTTCGCTGTCGGCGCAAAAATCCCGTCATGTCGGCGCAGGATACGATCGGTCCGCTCAAATGGAGACGCTTGCTCCGCGGCGCCGAACTCTATACGCTGCGGCGTCAGTGGCGCGGCGAATGGCGACTGGACCTGGTCAGCGTCGACGTCGGCCATGAACGGTGGCATTTGCGGTGGCTCAGATATCTGGAAATGGAAGGGGCGGAGGACCGTGGCTGCTGA